A genomic stretch from Falco cherrug isolate bFalChe1 chromosome 1, bFalChe1.pri, whole genome shotgun sequence includes:
- the MBOAT4 gene encoding LOW QUALITY PROTEIN: ghrelin O-acyltransferase (The sequence of the model RefSeq protein was modified relative to this genomic sequence to represent the inferred CDS: inserted 3 bases in 3 codons; substituted 1 base at 1 genomic stop codon): protein MAQASDRANNQPQLFPRPATYKEEPEQPLAQSLLQASKAAEEARCSVHWPDLLILLPAAPYQLVAFPLAALFYHLCASGHLSLTVWYIFLLAGGCLLTGIAMGSYAVLLLIPAAGSVLVLLSVSPARAHTWVFALQVSWQTLCHLGLSSLELDPQDARPAVALSAIMLLTPKATSLALDVHEGLVLLQRGQGPLQPALPLCSYLPPSPALLGGPLCSFRRFQAQAESCGAXPCPLRAAGXRRLCALALQGLRAGWRRGWLXRQGCAGLGCLPHARPRALLLGPAYDLCWVLDEALLEAAGFGPEVRQGDLSIRDLWTLERTHHLAIFTRTWNKSTSRWLRSLTFQRCPAQPLLATFASSAWRHGLRPGQVFGFLCWAVMVEADYRTHPFLSARATSQAVKIFYYGTTWLFTQLITAYILVAVETETFCLLCLLWTSCNSILPLSYSLALLLLPLAEKLKQNXACPGLMCATSGAHLCTCEHAGWEVLLAKQSHITASPENQVGFYSWDIPQL, encoded by the exons ATGGCCCAGGCATCTGACCGAGCAAATAACCAACCCCAGCTTTTTCCAC GTCCTGCCACATATAAAGAGGAACCAGAGCAGCCCTTGGCTCAGTCTTTGCTCCAGGCGtcaaaggcagctgaagaagCAAGGTGCTCGGTGCACTGGCCAGACCTGctcatcctcctccctgcagccccataCCAGCTGGTGGCTTTCCcccttgctgctctcttctaCCACCTCTGTGCTTCAGGGCACCTCTCTCTGACTGTCTG GTACATATTCCTCCTTGCTGGAGGATGCCTCCTCACCGGCATAGCCATGGGCAGCTATGCTGTGTTGCTCCTCATCCCTGCCGCTGGCTCTGTGCTTGTCCTCCTCTCCGTCAGCCCAGCTCGTGCCCACACCTGGGTCTTTGCTCTCCAGGTGTCCTGGCAGACACTCTGCCACCTGGGTCTGAGCAGCCTGGAGCTGGACCCTCAGGATGCCAG GCCAGCCGTTGCCCTCTCTGCCATCATGCTGCTCACCCCAAAGGCTACGTCTCTGGCCCTGGATGTCCACGAAGGGCTCGTGCTGCTCCAGCGGGGCCAGGGGCCTCTGCAGCCCGcgctgcccctctgcagctACCTGCcgccttccccagccctcctcGGAGGGCCCCTGTGCTCCTTCCGCAGGTTTCAGGCGCAGGCCGAGTCCTgcgggg gcccctgcccgctgagggccgccg agcgccgccTCTGCGCCCTGGCCCTGCAGGGGCTGCGtgcgggctggcggcggggctggc gcaggcagggctgtgctggcctgggctgcctgccccaCGCCCGGCCACGGGCCCTGCTCCTCGGGCCGGCCTATGacctgtgctgggtgctggatGAGGCCCTTCTCGAGGCGGCGGGCTTTGGGCCGGAGGTGCGCCAGGGAGACCTTTCCATCCGTGACCTGTGGACGCTGGAGAGGACGCACCACCTGGCCATCTTCACCCGAACCTGGAACAAGAGCACGTCCCGCTGGCTGAGGAGCCTCACCTTCCAgcgctgcccagcccagccgctCCTAGCCACCTTCGCCTCCTCCGCCTGGCGGCATGGTCTCCGGCCCGGGCAGGTCTTTGGTTTCCTGTGCTGGGCTGTCATGGTGGAGGCTGACTACCGCACCCATCCCTTCCTCAGTGCCCGGGCCACCTCTCAGGCTGTGAAGATCTTCTACTATGGCACAACCTGGCTCTTCACGCAGCTCATCACTGCCTACATCCTGGTGGCTGTGGAGACTGAGaccttctgcctgctctgcctgctctggaCTTCCTGCAACAgcatccttcccctctcctaCAGCCTcgcactgctgctgctgccgcttgCCGAGAAGCTGAAGCAGAACTGAGCCTGTCCTGGGCTAATGTGTGCCACCAGTGGGGCACACCTCTGCACATGTGAGCACGCAGGGTGGGAAGTGCTATTGGCCAAGCAATCTCATATAACAGCATCCCCGGAGAACCAGGTTGGCTTTTACTCCTGGGATATCCCCCAGCTTTGA
- the PRAG1 gene encoding inactive tyrosine-protein kinase PRAG1: MQNEQRRTVQKTQRALGLTHEDLKMSACSDFVEHVWKPGSCKNCFNPKSSHRLQTPPDVGACGVLPNGVRTKPESPALEDEGVNTSPFSKPTIAVKPTMINSDVSDAWADVNMNADLSQVSWGMVSGKQLLLKSGEAQRICLDSFGSGGVRKPFLHSTPGDCLSCCPPSYSMVGLRSLESRVERNVSIHSLVLVGEVGKQEDRAKDKFALTHRPPCPNPSTLGDRSSANSNRNPSSQAREGAALPSEGDRGHLSAAFESEGGEYCSITDCHQERPVSWEPHGAEGKGARCEKESPAPSGWRQRDAPEIPRPSGRAVKFSEEERRAVNVAFCITKDQGDPLPYALCSERKKLALHTEPAALPESAGSSKVAALASSPEDEDSPPPGEPSGTGGPRPEGSSTPQQALVEPQRSRLAEPARTDPIYAESTKRKKAQLKAVSGQAKGEKLARSTGKEQAEGTWRDGGWALGGEKEYQDSTGQVAAKITVMTAHTEDDHKTIFLSSPDSAVGVQWPCISPTSHPDFGTSSPTIEPGEVFQSSGSESSLRFHLAAPAKTSVTESPAIPPKMSKNNQPSSEGNRLPPVSSHVAKFGDDGGRDGAGVHLLPRNYTDTGAFGASPSLCTHVNGVSVEEPSRGLVGTSYDRRQKYYTPTWTKQCRIEEEEEQEEEQELLTHPWAVGAENGRAGADLVDDGLTLESQTGISKSSSFSFDFPKDKNNGMEFVPPPPPPKKQSRHALKMNPNNAELERVSNSSAESLSPPFRTIHVSFTAGSTDSFDSDTQTGSDGRRSSEPNHSPVPAESQVFPSVPFLPAASEDGLSSAPSCPPPLPQKKTVSRTVSSPDGFFGGQASSGRAAGAASPRLNVSHSESNVCLREEPPFIHPASLVGRPGAFSSSESLEKGSKGNSYWGSASSKSTGACIPSRNLQSLSSSQLSVSSQVSSGSSLQLHNLLSNMDSKEGVYAKLGALYAESLRRLVAKCEDCFMREQKNELHFSENNWSLFKLACNKPCCDSGDAIYYCATCSKDPSTTYAVKICKTQESKVAASYCSPAVPVHFNIQQDCGHFVASVPSSMLLASDGGKTMPGDGLHPSRGASEHDCVVVITREVPSQTTADFVRDSVMLHQAKPELYERRVCFLLLQLCNGLEHLKEHGIIHRDLCLENLLLVPCKPPMSCVKAKDDRHLPRLIISNFLKAKQKPGTGDSKLRKSQARLAPEIVSASQYKKFDEFQTGILIYELLHQPNPFEEKVHLREQEYSPEDLPALPSLSIYSRGLQQLAHLLLEADPIKRVRITEAKRMLQCLLWGPRKDLIEQPLSHEEALRQVLQNWVDMKRALLMMKFAERAVDTERSIELEDWLCCQYLASAEPTSLSHTLKLLQLL, from the exons ATGCAAAATGAGCAGCGGCGGACAGTGCAGAAGACGCAGAGGGCTCTCGGTCTGACCCACGAGGATTTGAAGATGTCTGCGTGCAGTGACTTTGTGGAACACGTTTGGAAGCCCGGCTCCTGCAAAAACTGCTTCAACCCAAAGAGTTCCCATCGACTGCAAACACCCCCAGACGTGGGAGCTTGTGGCGTGCTCCCGAATGGAGTTAGGACCAAGCCCGAGAGCCCTGCCTTGGAAGACGAAGGTGTAAATACCTCTCCCTTCTCAAAGCCAACAATTGCTGTGAAGCCAACTATGATAAACTCGGATGTTTCTGACGCGTGGGCGGATGTGAATATGAATGCAGATCTGTCACAG GTCAGCTGGGGCATGGTTTCTGGCAAACAACTCCTTCTGAAATCAGGAGAAGCCCAGCGGATCTGCCTTGACAGTTTTGGCAGTGGTGGTGTGAGAAAGCCCTTCCTCCACAGCACGCCCGGTGACTGCTTGTCTTGCTGCCCTCCCAGCTACTCCATGGTGGGCCTGCGCAGCCTGGAGAGCCGAGTGGAGAGAAACGTCTCCATCCACAGCCTGGTGCTTGTGGGTGAGGTGGGCAAGCAGGAGGACAGAGCCAAAGACAAGTTTGCCCTGACACATCGCCCCCCCTGCCCTAACCCATCTACCCTGGGGGACAGAAGCTCCGCAAACTCCAACAGAAACCCTTCTTCTCAAGCCAGAGAAGGAGCAGCACTCCCCTCAGAGGGTGACCGCGGTCACCTCTCGGCCGCTTTTGAAAGTGAAGGGGGGGAGTACTGTTCAATCACGGACTGCCACCAAGAGCGCCCTGTCTCATGGGAGCCGCATGGTGCGGAGGGGAAGGGTGCCCGGTGCGAGAAGGAGAGCCCTGCTCCCAGCGGATGGAGGCAGCGGGATGCTCCCGAGATTCCCAGGCCAAGTGGCAGGGCGGTCAAATTCAGTGAAGAGGAGCGCAGAGCTGTGAACGTGGCCTTCTGCATCACGAAAGACCAGGGTGATCCTCTCCCCTATGCCCTgtgttcagagaggaaaaagctgGCTCTGCACACCGAGCCTGCTGCCCTCCCCGAGAGCGCAGGGAGCAGCAAGGTGGCTGCCCTTGCTTCGTCCCCAGAGGACGAGGACTCTCCTCCCCCTGGAGAGCCCTCTGGCACCGGAGGCCCCCGGCCCGAGGGTTCGAGCACCCCTCAGCAGGCTCTGGTGGAGCCGCAGCGTTCTCGCCTTGCTGAGCCAGCCCGCACTGATCCCATCTACGCCGAGAGCACCAAGAGGAAGAAGGCACAGTTGAAGGCTGTCAGTGGACAAGCAAAAGGGGAGAAGCTGGCTCGCAGCACTGGCAAGGAGCAAGCTGAAGGGACGTGGAGGGATGGTGGCTGGGCTTTGGGTGGTGAGAAGGAATACCAGGACTCCACCGGCCAGGTGGCGGCAAAGATAACTGTGATGACAGCGCACACCGAGGATGACCACAAGACTATATTCCTCAGCAGCCCTGACTCGGCGGTGGGAGTTCAGTGGCCATGTATCAGCCCCACTTCTCACCCTGATTTTGGTACTTCATCACCTACCATTGAGCCTGGAGAGGTTTTTCAATCATCTGGAAGTGAGAGCAGTTTAAGATTTCAtctggcagctcctgccaagACATCGGTTACTGAGAGTCCAGCCATTCCCCCAAAGATGTCCAAAAACAACCAGCCGAGCAGTGAGGGGAACCGTCTGCCCCCAGTAAGCTCCCATGTGGCAAAGTTTGGTGATGACGGCGGCCGTGATGGAGCTGGTGTTCATCTGCTGCCGCGGAACTATACTGATACAGGTGCCTTTGGGGCATCCCCTTCTCTGTGCACTCATGTCAACGGGGTCTCTGTGGAGGAGCCCAGCAGAGGTCTGGTAGGCACCTCCTATGACAGGAGGCAGAAATACTACACCCCAACGTGGACCAAGCAGTGCCGGatagaggaggaggaggagcaggaggaggagcaggagctcttAACTCACCCGTGGGCAGTGGGAGCTGAGAATGGAAGAGCTGGTGCCGACCTTGTGGATGATGGCCTGACGCTGGAGAGCCAGACTGGGATCAGCAAATCATCATCTTTCTCCTTTGACTTCCCTAAAGACAAGAATAATGGCATGGAGTTTGTGCCACCGCCACCGCCACCAAAAAAGCAGTCCAG GCATGCTCTGAAAATGAACCCGAATAACGCCGAGTTGGAGAGGGTCAGCAACAGCTCTGCCGAGAGCCTCAGCCCACCTTTCAGGACCATCCATGTCAGCTTCACAGCTGGCTCCACCGACAGCTTTGACTCAGACACACAGACTGGCAGTGATGGCA GGCGCTCGTCTGAGCCGAACCACTCACCTGTTCCAGCTGAGAGCCAAGTGTTTCCCtctgttcctttccttcccGCTGCCAGTGAGGATGGTCTGTCCTCTGCCCCCAGCTGCCCACCCCCTCTGCCCCAGAAGAAGACAGTGAGCAGAACGGTGTCCTCCCCAGATGGCTTCTTTGGGGGACAGGCGTCttcaggcagagcagctggtgctgccagccccaggctgaATGTCAGCCACTCTGAGAGCAATGTCTGCCTCCGAGAGGAGCCTCCCTTCATCCACCCAGCCAGCCTGGTGGGCCGCCCCggcgccttctcctcctccGAGTCCCTGGAGAAAGGCTCCAAAGGAAACAGCTACTGGGGCTCAGCCTCCAGTAAGAGCACAGGGGCATGCATCCCCAGCAGAAACCTCCAGTCCCTTTCCTCCTCGCAGCTCAGTGTGTCCAGCCAGGTGTCATCGGGCTCCAGCCTCCAGCTCCACAACCTCCTGAGCAACATGGACAGCAAGGAGGGGGTGTACGCCAAGCTGGGGGCCCTCTACGCTGAGTCCTTGCGTCGCCTGGTAGCCAAATGTGAGGACTGCTTCATGCGGGAGCAGAAGAATGAGCTGCACTTCAGCGAGAACAACTGGTCACTCTTCAAGCTGGCGTGCAACAAGCCCTGCTGCGATTCGGGGGATGCAATATATTACTGTGCCACCTGCTCCAAGGACCCTTCTACCACCTATGCTGTGAAG ATTTGTAAAACCCAGGAGTCCAAGGTGGCTGCTTCGTATTGCAGCCCTGCAGTGCCAGTCCACTTCAACATCCAGCAGGACTGTGGCCATTTTGTGGCCTCTGTCCCCTCCAGCATGCTGCTGGCCTCAGATGGGGGAAAAACCATGCCTGGGGACGGCCTCCATCCCTCCCGCGGTGCCAGCGAGCACGACTGTGTGGTGGTCATTACCCGGGAGGTGCCAAGCCAGACCACTGCTGACTTTGTGAGGGACTCAGTGATGTTGCACCAAGCCAAGCCCGAGCTGTACGAGCGCCGTGTTTGCTTCTTGCTCCTCCAGCTGTGCAATGGCCTGGAGCATCTCAAAGAGCATGGCATCATCCATCGTGACCTGTGCCTGGAGAACCTCCTGCTTGTCCCCTGCAAGCCCCCCATGAGCTGTGTGAAAGCCAAAGATGACAGACACTTACCCCGCCTCATCATCAGCAATTTTTTGAAAGCCAAACAGAAGCCAGGAACTGGAGACTCCAAACTGAGGAAGAGTCAGGCCCGGCTGGCTCCGGAGATTGTGTCGGCTTCTCAGTACAAGAAGTTTGATGAGTTTCAGACTGGTATTCTCATCTATGAGCTGCTGCACCAGCCCAACCCCTTTGAGGAGAAGGTGCACCTCAGGGAGCAGGAGTACAGCCCTGAGgacctccctgctctgcccagcctgtccaTCTACTCCCGggggctccagcagctggctcaCCTGCTCCTGGAAGCAGATCCCATCAAGCGTGTGCGGATCACCGAGGCCAAGCGGATGCTGCAGTGTCTGCTGTGGGGGCCCCGGAAAGACCTTATCGAGCAGCCCCTCAGCCACGAGGAAGCCCTCCGCCAGGTGCTTCAGAACTGGGTGGACATGAAGCGTGCCCTGCTCATGATGAAGTTTGCAGAGAGGGCTGTGGACACGGAGCGGAGCATTGAACTGGaggactggctgtgctgccagtACTTGGCATCTGCTGAGCCAACCTCCCTCTCACACACATtaaaactgctgcagctgctctga